A DNA window from Sylvia atricapilla isolate bSylAtr1 chromosome W, bSylAtr1.pri, whole genome shotgun sequence contains the following coding sequences:
- the LOC136373332 gene encoding LOW QUALITY PROTEIN: uncharacterized protein (The sequence of the model RefSeq protein was modified relative to this genomic sequence to represent the inferred CDS: inserted 2 bases in 1 codon; deleted 1 base in 1 codon) → MTEKHKNAFYALLAKHGARPSPAREGWAQKNWCNFENIVDRIYSLQHDARFKLGRNKTILCSVLGACLSAAIETCLKRVSEENAIIDSLQNLVEALQKQLEQERNHVYLLQFSLAEEQRKNLNPVETPKEIEERESYTIKQIYPQKELIHMQNCGEHCCSNLRPLIKTEYNYINEEDRDPHITTKEIPYTATNLAKIKKEYSHLPSESXTEYVFRVSLTGDDQIKLSEQEASGYWGHGVFLTGNTRAPWSLTQCAAYWAGGLNPLERDDPLAIVGTSDQLLENIHKAAWFQMIHERKLFSGCESPMQQPVKPEIMTPLIRGLPESLKPTAILLQKTIASITPVDRLERCLGHASDQTGSTDSTDSSPFATPSTQSNSSRKVWTWNGVAEELISYSKK, encoded by the exons atgactgaaaaacatAAGAATGCATTTTATGCTTTGCTTGCAAAACATGGTGCTAGACCTTCCCCAGCCAGAGAAGGATGGGCACAGAAAAATTGgtgtaattttgaaaacattgtaGATAGAATATATTCTTTGCAACATGATGCTAGATTCAAACTgggcagaaataaaaccattctTTGCTCAGTTTTGGGGGCCTGTCTTTCAGCAGCCATAGAAACCTGTCTTAAACGGGTAAgtgaagaaaatgcaataataGACTCCCTGCAAAATTTGGTAGAAGCTCTGCAAAAACAATtggaacaggaaagaaatcatgtttatttgctgcagttttcccttgcagaagagcaaaggaaaaacttgAACCCCGTAGAAACACctaaagaaatagaagaaaggGAGTCATACACTATCAAACAGATATACCCTCAGAAGGAATTGATACACATGCAAAATTGTGGGGAACACTGTTGTTCCAACTTGAGACCTCTCATTAAAACAGAATATAACTATATAAATGAAGAGGATCGTGATCCCCACATAACCACCAAAGAAATACCATACACAGCCACT AAtttagctaaaataaaaaaggaatactCCCACCTCCCTAGTGAATC GACGGAGTATGTTTTTAGAGTTTCACTCACTGGAGATGaccaaattaaattaagtgAACAAGAAGCAAGTGGCTACTGGGGACATGGAGTTTTCTTAACAGGAAATACACGTGCTCCATGGTCCCTGACACAGTGTGCAGCTTACTGGGCAGGGGGACTAAACCCCCTTGAAAGGGACGACCCTCTGGCAATTGTCGGCACCTCAGACCAACTCCTAGAAAACATCCACAAAGCTGCATGGTTCCAAATgatacatgaaagaaaattattctctggCTGTGAGTCACCAATGCAACAGCCTGTCAAACCAGAAATTATGACCCCTCTAATTCGAGGTTTGCCAGAATCACTTAAACCAACAGCAATTCTCCTTCAAAAAACAATAGCATCTATCACCCCAGTAGATAGGCTTGAAAGATGTCTTGGACATGCAAGTGATCAAACCGGTTCCACTGACTCCACTGACTCCTCGCCTTTTGCTACTCCTAGCACACAATCTAACAGCAGTCGTAAAGTTTGGACATGGAATGGAGTAGCAGAGGAGTTAATCAGTTACAGCAAAAAATAA